One segment of Aquimarina sp. BL5 DNA contains the following:
- a CDS encoding DUF1501 domain-containing protein: MDRRDFLKQSVFASGMALVPSFLKGMEFLTPDQLSGYKNVIIIQLSGGNDGLNSIIPISNDIYHSLRPTISKKATQTLKITNDLAFNDNLRAIKDLYDQGEVSIINNVGYPNPNRSHFRSTDIWQTASDTNQYLSTGWVGRYLDASCQHPYQAIEVDNSLSLAMKGNQMNGIAVSDPNQLYRTTREPFFNKLVDNTHKDMLDEDNQGYLYKTMLETYSSASYIYETSKIYKTNTEYPQSPFAKNLKTIADFIVSGLKTRVFYSSLGGFDSHVNQVNSQDRLLGIYSEAVGALVKDLKKNNRFKDTLILTFSEFGRRVKQNGSRGTDHGAANNVLAISGSLKKAGVYNELPNLSNLDTNGDIKYSVDFRSIYATIIGDWLKVDDENILNRNFKKLTFI, translated from the coding sequence ATGGACAGAAGAGATTTTTTAAAACAATCCGTTTTTGCCTCGGGAATGGCATTAGTCCCTTCATTTCTGAAAGGGATGGAATTTTTAACACCTGATCAATTATCTGGATATAAAAATGTAATTATCATACAACTATCTGGAGGAAATGATGGTTTAAATAGCATTATCCCAATTAGTAATGACATATATCACAGTTTAAGACCAACAATTTCTAAAAAAGCAACGCAAACCTTAAAAATAACAAACGACCTAGCTTTTAATGATAACTTAAGAGCAATAAAAGACTTGTATGATCAAGGCGAAGTATCTATTATTAACAATGTAGGATATCCAAATCCAAACAGATCACATTTCAGGAGTACGGACATCTGGCAAACGGCTAGTGATACTAACCAGTATTTATCTACTGGTTGGGTAGGCAGATATCTCGATGCTAGTTGCCAGCATCCGTATCAAGCAATAGAAGTAGATAACTCACTATCTCTTGCTATGAAGGGAAATCAAATGAACGGCATAGCTGTTTCTGATCCTAACCAATTATACAGAACTACGAGAGAACCCTTTTTTAATAAGCTTGTAGACAACACTCATAAAGACATGTTAGACGAAGATAATCAAGGGTATCTATACAAGACAATGCTTGAAACGTATTCATCTGCATCCTACATCTATGAAACTTCTAAAATATATAAAACCAATACCGAATACCCACAGTCACCATTTGCGAAAAATCTAAAAACTATTGCTGATTTCATTGTTTCTGGATTAAAAACTAGAGTTTTCTATAGTTCGCTAGGTGGTTTTGATAGTCATGTTAATCAAGTGAATAGTCAAGATAGATTATTAGGAATATATTCTGAAGCTGTTGGCGCCTTAGTAAAAGATTTAAAAAAGAATAATAGATTTAAAGACACTCTGATACTAACTTTTTCTGAGTTTGGTCGTAGGGTAAAACAAAATGGAAGTCGCGGAACGGATCATGGCGCAGCTAATAATGTACTTGCTATAAGCGGTTCTCTTAAAAAAGCCGGCGTGTATAATGAATTACCCAACTTATCCAATCTAGATACTAACGGGGATATCAAGTACAGTGTAGATTTCAGGAGTATATACGCAACGATAATAGGTGATTGGCTAAAAGTTGATGATGAGAATATTCTGAATAGAAATTTTAAAAAACTAACGTTTATATAA